A stretch of Oncorhynchus mykiss isolate Arlee chromosome 12, USDA_OmykA_1.1, whole genome shotgun sequence DNA encodes these proteins:
- the LOC110539101 gene encoding tryptase-2 — protein sequence MGFWGLLSVILLVQDAAESFVPQARSSIAGGKDAQKGSWPWIVYLSITDDTGSFSCGGSLLTEEWVLTAAHCVDPNDNPIPDRFSIRLGTHSLNELSVFYRSISRIVSHPQYQRFDLLHDIALVKMREKVSFSTLVKNISLPNPSDNFGPGSKCFVAGWCNVGNYGKLSGNWTLQELTVTIEKRRTCKKKFSPFTDNMLCVSSMEGRKGSCQGYSGGPLVCCSSGVLFQVGIVSFGDINGCALKGFPEVYTRVERYMDFINETITSDRQASAEA from the exons ATGGGTTTTTGGGGACTACTGTCTGTAATTTTGCTGGTCCAAGATGCTGCAG AGTCGTTTGTGCCCCAGGCTCGGAGCTCTATCGCGGGGGGAAAGGATGCTCAAAAGGGCAGCTGGCCGTGGATAGTCTACCTTTCAATCACGGATGATACAGGCTCCTTTAGCTGTGGCGGATCCCTCCTTACTGAGGAATGGGTGCTCACCGCTGCACACTGTGTTGACCc GAATGACAACCCTATTCCAGACCGTTTCTCCATTCGTCTGGGGACACACAGCCTGAATGAGCTATCAGTGTTTTATCGATCCATCTCACGCATCGTCAGTCACCCACAGTACCAGCGTTTTGACCTGCTGCACGACATCGCTTTGGTGAAGATGAGAGAAAAGGTGTCCTTTTCCACCCTGGTGAAAAACATATCCCTGCCCAACCCGAGTGATAACTTTGGCCCAGGGTCGAAGTGCTTCGTCGCTGGCTGGTGCAATGTCGGGAACTATG GGAAATTGTCTGGTAATTGGACCCTCCAGGAGCTGACGGTAACCATCGAGAAACGGAGAACCTGTAAGAAAAAATTTTCGCCCTTCACTGACAACATGCTGTGTGTTAGCTCCATGGAAGGAAGGAAAGGCTCCTGTCAG GGGTACTCTGGTGGGCCGTTGGTTTGTTGCTCATCTGGTGTGTTGTTCCAGGTGGGAATCGTGAGTTTTGGGGATATCAATGGCTGTGCTTTGAAAGGCTTCCCTGAAGTCTACACCCGTGTGGAACGCTACATGGACTTCATCAACGAGACTATAACCTCAGACAGACAGGCTTCTGCTGAGGCCTAG